A genome region from Arachis duranensis cultivar V14167 chromosome 6, aradu.V14167.gnm2.J7QH, whole genome shotgun sequence includes the following:
- the LOC107495310 gene encoding peptidyl-prolyl cis-trans isomerase CYP95 isoform X1, with the protein MAKKKNPHVYMDVSIDGDPVERMVFELFYDIAPKTAENFRALCTGEKGVSPNTGKSLHYKGSFFHYILKGSIVRGGDFVNRNGTGGESIYGSKFPDESPRLKHDSSGLLSMAIADRETLGSHFIITLKADHHLDRKHVVFGKLVHGHNVLKKIEDTGDEEGHPTVTVKIINCGEFNDDGKKINKSEANSQEVQRKGKHKKSSRDRRKRRKYSSSDSESSDSDMESSESDSDSESDGSSSSYVSSSSDDRRRKRKRSSRKDKHRRGKRRDKRRDKRRRKRDKKSKRRSKRDSGSLTDSDSGTKSGNSPDSRSQADGKDLKHKDHGQKNAEDQSPLNVENELPLAHRKKREELDMPEEEFPKENGARRSNGIGTNHRSDRSEERQPDVVDDHPGKSRSRSMSPKRAVSKSMSISPRGGKRSPSPSPDRSLSRSPSRSRSPPAPSRRSLSRSPARSISRSPVRRTSRSPDRSIIRSPVRGRKGRSVSRSPMRTRNHRSISRSSGRIRDRSVSRSPVRARDRRSISRSPVRARDRGSVSRSPVRSHSRSHRSRSSPRPPSRRTISRSPVRVSRKSISRSPVRSSARSLSRSSGRVPLRSISRSPVRAPSRSDRRSYSRSRSPVRRTRTPRGRSISRSVSPDASPKRIRRGRGFSERYSYARRYRTPSRSPVRSYRYNGRSDRDRYTSYRRYSPRRYRSPPPRARSPPRYRGRRSRTPLSRSPRYRSRRYSRSRSPVRSRSPVEPYRARVSPRAERRMSSSRSRSPSRSRSSVESQSPRKASGVNRSRSSSGSPNGKKGLVSYEDGSPDSSPR; encoded by the exons atggcaaagaagaagaatcccCATGTGTATATGGATGTTTCTATAGATGGAGATCCAGTTGAGAGGATGGTTTTCGAG CTCTTCTATGACATTGCTCCAAAGACTGCAGAAAATTTTCGTGCACTGTGTACAG GAGAAAAAGGAGTTAGCCCAAATACTGGGAAATCACTACACTACAAGGGTTCTTTCTTCCATTACATTCTGAAAGGCTCTATTGTGCGG GGTGGCGATTTTGTCAATCGAAACG GGACTGGTGGGGAAAGCATATATGGTTCAAAGTTTCCAG ATGAGTCACCTAGGCTGAAGCATGATTCTTCGGGCCTTCTATCAATGGCAATTGCTGATCGCGAAACACTGGGTTCTCATTTTATCATCACTTTAAAAGCGGATCACCATCTTGATAG AAAGCATGTAGTCTTTGGCAAGCTTGTCCATGGGCATAATGTGTTGAAGAAAATTGAAGACACAGGTGATGAAGAAGGGCATCCAACTGTGAccgttaaaataattaattgtggTGAATTCAATGACG ATGGAAAGAAGATAAATAAATCTGAAGCCAATAGTCAAGAAGTGCAGCGTAAGGGAAAGCACAAAAAATCTTCAAGAGAccgaagaaaaaggagaaaatacTCCTCATCAGATTCTGAGAGTTCTGATTCGGACATGGAATCTTCGGAAAGTGATAGTGATTCTGAGTCGgatggttcttcatcatcttatGTAAGTTCCTCTAGTGATGACAGGCGAAGGAAGAGAAAGAGGTCTTCGAGGAAGGATAAACATAGACGTGGAAAGCGAAGAGATAAACGCCGAGATAAGAGGCGCAGGAAGCGTGACAAGAAGTCAAAACGTAGATCAAAACG GGATTCTGGTAGTCTAACTGATTCGGATAGTGGAACTAAGAGTGGCAATAGCCCTGATAGCAGAAGTCAAGCTGATGGGAAAGATCTGAAGCATAAAGATCATGGGCAGAAAaatg CTGAAGATCAGTCTCCATTAAATGTGGAGAATGAATTGCCTCTTGCACATCGGAAAAAGCGGGAGGAACTGGATATGCCAGAGGAAGAATTTCCGAAGGAGAATGGAGCACGGCGCAGCAATGGCATAGGAACCAACCATCGATCTGACAGAAGTGAAGAAAGGCAACCTGATGTGGTTGATGATCATCCAGGGAAATCTAG GAGTCGAAGCATGAGTCCTAAGCGAGCTGTGAGTAAGAGTATGAGTATTAGTCCCAGGGGTGGAAAAAGAAGCCCAAGCCCAAGTCCAGACAGGAGTTTGAGCAGAAGTCCAAGTCGTAGTAGAAGCCCTCCTGCTCCATCAAGGCGGAGTTTGAGCAGGAGTCCTGCTAGAAGCATAAGCAGAAGTCCTGTTAGAAGGACAAGCAGAAGTCCAGACCGAAGCATCATTAGAAGCCCAGTGAGGGGTAGGAAGGGGAGAAGTGTCAGCAGAAGCCCCATGAGAACTCGCAATCATAGAAGTATCAGTAGAAGCTCTGGGAGAATCCGTGATCGCAGTGTTAGTAGAAGTCCTGTGAGAGCCCGTGATCGCAGAAGTATCAGTAGAAGCCCTGTGAGAGCTCGTGATCGTGGAAGTGTCAGCCGAAGCCCTGTGAGATCCCATTCTCGCAGTCATCGGAGCAGGAGTTCTCCCAGACCACCATCAAGAAGAACAATCAGTAGGAGCCCTGTGCGAGTGTCAAGAAAGAGCATAAGCCGAAGTCCAGTTAGGTCCTCTGCCAGAAGCTTGAGTAGAAGCTCTGGGAGGGTTCCTTTGAGAAGCATTAGTAGAAGCCCTGTCAGAGCCCCAAGTAGAAGTGATCGCCGCAGCTATTCTAGGAGTCGCAGCCCTGTCCGTAGGACAAGGACACCTCGTGGTAGGAGCATTTCGAGAAGCGTCTCACCTGATGCTTCACCAAAGCGTATCAGAAGGGGAAGAGGTTTTAGTGAACGATATTCTTATGCCAGAAGGTATAGAACCCCTTCTCGTTCTCCTGTGAGGTCATACCGCTACAATGGAAGAAGTGACCGTGACAG ATACACAAGTTATAGGAGGTATTCCCCCAGGCGATACAGGAGCCCACCACCACGTGCAAGATCTCCTCCAAG ATACCGAGGCAGGAGGAGCAGGACACCTTTATCACGCAGCCCTCGTTATCGCAGTCGACGATATAGCAGAAGCCGTAGCCCTGTTCGTAGCCGTTCACCAGTTGAACCATATCGAGCTCGTGTCTCTCCTCGTGCAGAGAGGCGCATGTCCTCATCTCGGAGCAGGAGTCCGTCACGATCGAGGTCTTCTGTAGAATCACAATCTCCACGAAAAGCAAGCGGAGTCAACAGGTCAAGGTCGTCATCCGGAAGCCCAAATGGAAAGAAAGGCCTAGTCTCGTATGAAGATGGTTCTCCTGACTCAAGCCCGAGGTAA
- the LOC107495310 gene encoding peptidyl-prolyl cis-trans isomerase CYP95 isoform X2 — protein sequence MAIADRETLGSHFIITLKADHHLDRKHVVFGKLVHGHNVLKKIEDTGDEEGHPTVTVKIINCGEFNDDGKKINKSEANSQEVQRKGKHKKSSRDRRKRRKYSSSDSESSDSDMESSESDSDSESDGSSSSYVSSSSDDRRRKRKRSSRKDKHRRGKRRDKRRDKRRRKRDKKSKRRSKRDSGSLTDSDSGTKSGNSPDSRSQADGKDLKHKDHGQKNAEDQSPLNVENELPLAHRKKREELDMPEEEFPKENGARRSNGIGTNHRSDRSEERQPDVVDDHPGKSRSRSMSPKRAVSKSMSISPRGGKRSPSPSPDRSLSRSPSRSRSPPAPSRRSLSRSPARSISRSPVRRTSRSPDRSIIRSPVRGRKGRSVSRSPMRTRNHRSISRSSGRIRDRSVSRSPVRARDRRSISRSPVRARDRGSVSRSPVRSHSRSHRSRSSPRPPSRRTISRSPVRVSRKSISRSPVRSSARSLSRSSGRVPLRSISRSPVRAPSRSDRRSYSRSRSPVRRTRTPRGRSISRSVSPDASPKRIRRGRGFSERYSYARRYRTPSRSPVRSYRYNGRSDRDRYTSYRRYSPRRYRSPPPRARSPPRYRGRRSRTPLSRSPRYRSRRYSRSRSPVRSRSPVEPYRARVSPRAERRMSSSRSRSPSRSRSSVESQSPRKASGVNRSRSSSGSPNGKKGLVSYEDGSPDSSPR from the exons ATGGCAATTGCTGATCGCGAAACACTGGGTTCTCATTTTATCATCACTTTAAAAGCGGATCACCATCTTGATAG AAAGCATGTAGTCTTTGGCAAGCTTGTCCATGGGCATAATGTGTTGAAGAAAATTGAAGACACAGGTGATGAAGAAGGGCATCCAACTGTGAccgttaaaataattaattgtggTGAATTCAATGACG ATGGAAAGAAGATAAATAAATCTGAAGCCAATAGTCAAGAAGTGCAGCGTAAGGGAAAGCACAAAAAATCTTCAAGAGAccgaagaaaaaggagaaaatacTCCTCATCAGATTCTGAGAGTTCTGATTCGGACATGGAATCTTCGGAAAGTGATAGTGATTCTGAGTCGgatggttcttcatcatcttatGTAAGTTCCTCTAGTGATGACAGGCGAAGGAAGAGAAAGAGGTCTTCGAGGAAGGATAAACATAGACGTGGAAAGCGAAGAGATAAACGCCGAGATAAGAGGCGCAGGAAGCGTGACAAGAAGTCAAAACGTAGATCAAAACG GGATTCTGGTAGTCTAACTGATTCGGATAGTGGAACTAAGAGTGGCAATAGCCCTGATAGCAGAAGTCAAGCTGATGGGAAAGATCTGAAGCATAAAGATCATGGGCAGAAAaatg CTGAAGATCAGTCTCCATTAAATGTGGAGAATGAATTGCCTCTTGCACATCGGAAAAAGCGGGAGGAACTGGATATGCCAGAGGAAGAATTTCCGAAGGAGAATGGAGCACGGCGCAGCAATGGCATAGGAACCAACCATCGATCTGACAGAAGTGAAGAAAGGCAACCTGATGTGGTTGATGATCATCCAGGGAAATCTAG GAGTCGAAGCATGAGTCCTAAGCGAGCTGTGAGTAAGAGTATGAGTATTAGTCCCAGGGGTGGAAAAAGAAGCCCAAGCCCAAGTCCAGACAGGAGTTTGAGCAGAAGTCCAAGTCGTAGTAGAAGCCCTCCTGCTCCATCAAGGCGGAGTTTGAGCAGGAGTCCTGCTAGAAGCATAAGCAGAAGTCCTGTTAGAAGGACAAGCAGAAGTCCAGACCGAAGCATCATTAGAAGCCCAGTGAGGGGTAGGAAGGGGAGAAGTGTCAGCAGAAGCCCCATGAGAACTCGCAATCATAGAAGTATCAGTAGAAGCTCTGGGAGAATCCGTGATCGCAGTGTTAGTAGAAGTCCTGTGAGAGCCCGTGATCGCAGAAGTATCAGTAGAAGCCCTGTGAGAGCTCGTGATCGTGGAAGTGTCAGCCGAAGCCCTGTGAGATCCCATTCTCGCAGTCATCGGAGCAGGAGTTCTCCCAGACCACCATCAAGAAGAACAATCAGTAGGAGCCCTGTGCGAGTGTCAAGAAAGAGCATAAGCCGAAGTCCAGTTAGGTCCTCTGCCAGAAGCTTGAGTAGAAGCTCTGGGAGGGTTCCTTTGAGAAGCATTAGTAGAAGCCCTGTCAGAGCCCCAAGTAGAAGTGATCGCCGCAGCTATTCTAGGAGTCGCAGCCCTGTCCGTAGGACAAGGACACCTCGTGGTAGGAGCATTTCGAGAAGCGTCTCACCTGATGCTTCACCAAAGCGTATCAGAAGGGGAAGAGGTTTTAGTGAACGATATTCTTATGCCAGAAGGTATAGAACCCCTTCTCGTTCTCCTGTGAGGTCATACCGCTACAATGGAAGAAGTGACCGTGACAG ATACACAAGTTATAGGAGGTATTCCCCCAGGCGATACAGGAGCCCACCACCACGTGCAAGATCTCCTCCAAG ATACCGAGGCAGGAGGAGCAGGACACCTTTATCACGCAGCCCTCGTTATCGCAGTCGACGATATAGCAGAAGCCGTAGCCCTGTTCGTAGCCGTTCACCAGTTGAACCATATCGAGCTCGTGTCTCTCCTCGTGCAGAGAGGCGCATGTCCTCATCTCGGAGCAGGAGTCCGTCACGATCGAGGTCTTCTGTAGAATCACAATCTCCACGAAAAGCAAGCGGAGTCAACAGGTCAAGGTCGTCATCCGGAAGCCCAAATGGAAAGAAAGGCCTAGTCTCGTATGAAGATGGTTCTCCTGACTCAAGCCCGAGGTAA
- the LOC107495369 gene encoding CRC domain-containing protein TSO1 has protein sequence MIMESPEPSKNNATSSASTINAVAINDSPQVQESPFFRFVNNLSPIKQPAKASHVAQGFVGLNSPPLVFTSPRISCHRETHLLERPSGAQSSSRSESQSDNRGKLIEAPGDSAKSTAELPLAGEFITETVKDFDVKNDATTQHCSPPPSVDKYLVDPVDIDQMYSVNPDEKQSNDTESSLSNLAQSKKSISEVDSKDDPCDKADKPLILLEKVDKAQTGPAYVEGHDQVTEEKNDVLMALHKRMKDDNDCTSQLLPEQTLQDVKDWEDCDEMVSTSHVGAENVSQDASEVTLKHHGLRRRCLQFEEAASNARGSDKSCMKSNAAPIKIKMVKLSEPGTSSLFPQRCSGNSTVTCPKPSGIGLHLNSIVNAMPPGCAATTGIRSSDCLQGKKSALISINKVENMKGRLTSSNIDGQSLIDSGNESQANISSLPVDSFISGSHSPTEPVAICPESLHDKRKLSPTGDGYPEESKQPSPSKKKKRASSNNDDNGCKRCNCKKSKCLKLYCDCFAAGIYCADDCSCQSCLNRPEYENKVIETRKQIESRNPLAFLPKIVPQSTDRPSNNMEDAILMTPSSARHKRGCNCKRSMCQKKYCECYQAGVGCSSGCRCEGCKNVYGTKEDYVARDHVFNKERMGSRIENEPDGAFLNKLEMVASKSDLFHVSPITPSLQCSDQGKEAAKFGLHSGQHLPSSETNVDMLPSSANYNKSLENSQNVLANLETDEMLETASYDWQVDCSDVMDQSSPCDLVANILQDTPLSNPESMSSASLFTSSTKECGNIPLSQSQGRIRLISGSSLRWRGSPNTPRARLGVKHLQSLDSESRLFDIMEDETPDVLKEGLTPTKSVKANSPNQKRVSPPHSRLRGLGSSSSGGFRTGRKFILKSVPSFPPLTPCVESRDNSSEDLGNNAK, from the exons ATGATCATGGAATCTCCAGAACCTTCGAAGAACAATGCAACTTCTTCGGCCTCCACAATCAATGCCGTCGCCATCAATGACTCCCCTCAAGTTCAA GAATCACCCTTTTTCAGGTTTGTAAACAACTTATCTCCTATAAAGCAACCTGCCAAGGCTTCTCATGTGGCACAAGGCTTCGTCGGACTCAATTCTCCGCCTCTTGTATTCACATCACCGCGTATTAGTTGTCACCGTGAAACACACTTATTGGAAAG ACCTTCAGGTGCTCAGTCATCAAGTCGATCAGAATCTCAAAGTGACAATAGAGGCAAGTTAATTGAAGCTCCTGGTGATTCTGCGAAATCAACTGCTGAACTGCCACTTGCAGGGGAGTTTATAACTGAAACTGTGAAGGATTTTGATGTCAAAAATGATGCAACCACCCAACACTGCAGTCCGCCGCCATCTGTTGATAAATATCTGGTTGATCCTGTGGATATTGATCAAATGTACTCTGTCAACCCAGATGAGAAACAATCTAATGATACTGAATCATCTCTGAGTAACTTAGCTCAATCAAAGAAAAGCATATCAGAAGTTGACAGCAAAGATGATCCTTGTGATAAAGCAGATAAACCTTTGATTTTGTTAGAGAAAGTTGATAAGGCTCAAACAGGGCCAGCATATGTTGAAGGGCATGATCAAGTAACAGAGGAGAAAAATGATGTTTTAATGGCTTTGCACAAGCGCATGAAG GATGATAATGACTGTACATCTCAGTTGCTTCCCGAACAGACTCTGCAGGATGTTAAAGATTGGGAAGATTGTGATGAGATGGTGTCAACCTCACATGTAGGTGCTGAGAACGTGTCACAAGATGCTTCTGAG GTTACGCTAAAGCATCATGGCCTTCGTAGACGGTGTCTACAATTTGAGGAGGCTGCATCTAATGCTCGTGGAAGTGATAAatcttgtatgaaatcaaatgCAGCtccaatcaaaataaaaatggtcAAGCTGTCTGAACCTGGCACTTCTTCCTTGTTTCCTCAAAGATGTAGTGGAAACTCAACTGTGACATGTCCCAAGCCATCAGGCATTGGATTGCATTTAAATAGCATTGTAAATGCTATGCCTCCTGGTTGTGCTGCAACTACAGGTATTAGATCATCAGATTGTTTACAAGGGAAGAAATCTGCATTGATTAGTATAAATAAAGTGGAGAACATGAAGGGACGCCTAACTTCATCAAATATAGATGGgcaatcattaattgatagtggAAATGAGAGCCAAGCCAACATTTCCTCACTACCTGTAGATTCTTTCATTTCTGGGTCTCATAGCCCTACAGAACCTGTTGCTATATGTCCTGAAAGTCTCCATGATAAGAGGAAACTAAGCCCTACAGGTGACGGATATCCTGAGGAATCAAAGCAACCTAGCCCGAGCAAGAAAAA GAAGAGAgcatcaagcaacaatgatgaTAATGGCTGTAAAAGGTGCAACTGTAAAAAGAGTAAATGTTTGAAACT TTATTGTGATTGTTTTGCTGCTGGAATCTATTGCGCTGATGATTGTTCTTGCCAAAGCTGCTTGAATAGACCAGAGTATGAAAATAAAGTTATTGAAACAAGGAAACAAATTGAATCCCGTAATCCTCTTGCATTTCTTCCCAAGATTGTCCCTCAATCCACTGATCGTCCATCAAATAATATG GAGGATGCAATTCTGATGACACCTTCATCAGCCAGGCACAAAAGAGGTTGCAATTGCAAAAGGTCAATGTGTCAGAAAAAATATTGTGAATGTTATCAG gcTGGTGTCGGATGCTCTAGCGGATGCCGATGTGAGGGATGTAAGAATGTTTATGGCACAAAAGAAG ATTATGTTGCAAGGGATCATGTTTTCAATAAAGAAAGGATGGGTAGCAGGATTGAAAATGAACCAGATGGTGCTTTTCTCAACAAACTGGAAATGGTGGCAAGCAAGTCAGATTTGTTCCATGTCTCACCTATAACGCCATCATTGCAATGCTCTGA CCAAGGAAAGGAGGCTGCAAAATTCGGACTTCATTCTGGACAGCATCTACCCTCCTCTGAAACTAATGTTGATATGCTTCCCTCAAGTGCAAATTATAACAAGTCTCTGGAGAACTCGCAGAATGTTCTTGCAAACCTGGAAACAGATGAGATGTTGGAAACTGCTTCCTATGATTGGCAAGTGGATTGCAGCGATGTAATGGATCAATCATCACCATGTGATTTGGTTGCTAACATACTTCAGGATACTCCCTTGTCAAATCCTGAATCAATGTCAAGTGCTTCACTGTTCACATCTAGTACAAAGGAGTGCGGAAACATTCCTCTATCCCAATCACAAGGACGCATTCGCCTAATATCCGGGAGCTCTCTTCGTTGGCGTGGTTCACCAAATACCCCAAGGGCTAGATTAGGTGTAAAACACCTTCAGTCTCTTGATTCTGAAAGCAGACTCTTCGACATAATGGAAGATGAAACACCAGATGTATTGAAGGAAGGTTTAACACCCACCAAGTCTGTGAAAGCAAATTCCCCAAACCAGAAGCGAGTTTCTCCTCCCCATAGTCGTCTACGCGGACTTGGTTCAAGCTCCTCTGGAGGCTTCAGAACTGGCAGGAAATTTATACTGAAATCTGTTCCTTCCTTTCCCCCATTGACACCTTGTGTTGAATCCAGAGATAATAGCAGTGAAGATTTAGGTAACAATGCCAAGTAA